One segment of Anopheles stephensi strain Indian chromosome 3, UCI_ANSTEP_V1.0, whole genome shotgun sequence DNA contains the following:
- the LOC118510138 gene encoding U7 snRNA-associated Sm-like protein LSm11: MKDSDSDSTMSESDSSSELDVGSQRFNPLKALYSTKLKVPVATARLHDNVSMLESKQNTLGGFAEPYDENRIKQIRAATNANKVKVIPADQKPQRKFLPEQGPIAYVRPLRHTKNIFQRLEKGRFEGPLALMQTWLQERRRVRVYIRKQNGIRGHVSGVIELFDKHWNMAISDVCETYTRRKYRYTENNLHPDSIVAPTDCSERLRRLGIVLPETKVRSEGKKNVIITRKLPQLLISGVQVVLVTPEPTDPTASTSKAMK; encoded by the exons ATGAAAGATAGTGATTCCGATAGTACAATGTCCGAATCGGACAGTTCCTCTGAGCTAGACGTCGGCAGCCAGCGATTCAATCCACTGAAGGCACTGTACTCGACCAAACTGAAAGTTCCGGTTGCAACGGCCCGGCTGCACGACAATGTGAGCATGCTggaatcgaaacaaaacacgcTGGGCGGTTTTGCGGAACCGTACGATGAGAATCGTATCAAGCAAATCCGGGCCGCCACCAACGCGAACAAAGTTAAAGTTATTCCTGCCGACCAGAAACCTCAGCGGAAATTTCTTCCCGAGCAAG GTCCAATAGCGTACGTACGACCGTTGCGACACACGAAAAACATCTTCCAGAGGTTGGAGAAAGGACGCTTCGAAGGACCGTTGGCGTTGATGCAGACGTGGCTGCAGGAACGCAGACGGGTGCGTGTGTACATACGCAAACAGAACGGCATACGGGGCCACGTTTCGGGTGTGATTGAACTGTTCGACAAACACTGGAATATGGCCATCAGCGATGTGTGCGAAACGTACACCAGACGAAAGTATCGGTACACCGAGAACAACCTGCATCCGGACAGCATCGTAGCGCCCACGGACTGTAGCGAACGGTTGCGGCGGTTAGGAATAGTGCTGCCCGAGACGAAGGTGCGCTCGGAAGGGAAAAAGAATGTGATAATAACCCGCAAACTACCTCAGCTTTTAATATCGGGTGTACAGGTGGTGCTCGTGACGCCCGAACCGACTGATCCTACAGCAAGCACTTCGAAAGCGATGAAATAA